A genome region from Triticum aestivum cultivar Chinese Spring chromosome 2B, IWGSC CS RefSeq v2.1, whole genome shotgun sequence includes the following:
- the LOC123043556 gene encoding SNF2 domain-containing protein CLASSY 2-like, producing MAEDTLKGGPKGLRSHPISETPFEAFYDGSWHEVNCIRVRNGGLFVKFYSGSTVEHNVDGDHLRLRSRRATYFDCSHVLKPGVDICVQSSHPLQGNPTGEMKFSMLLCHDARLITIKRTHIEDQCLCLFVVMLRKNLCPDNTENRKVISDRKEQVVTLKNIFLLQKLQPEELHEGSIQWSCAEDCLSHNRSKLLSARFSQEIAHLIVLSILNGMEFTIKLVEGNIIYRIIKGGRASCNLDSMSTPPGFGNNMEIVSFQLRNEALRPIIRNIPVTHPKKHNLTEDMRFTMKAELDGQLEDRRFTVKTELDGLLDVFSYEEVDLRRSKRRKTQAERFTSYETPNFGRDRWKRCDAPSTKHGNSQRASRRDSPVAVESTYGEVPVNITRKQTSATAFVVKENPNSAEGKHKSTARITPVKGKPSSVEVKEESTVEERSPGPHVPRTPAKSKERNLRPLLSLRRKSFTSSRSLNGNSEPAFGRKRKERMCEREYKKMINQCIGNIQSEMERDFEFNLGVPMMNYGQGFYGEVNFTWPASADNDSQEEKDGLEEFWKEMDHSLTTLALEKNQDSHSEAVHEATAGLGKSEENPCEHDCMLDEGLGLVCRLCNVVCVEIKHIFPQMANGNGYNKERPGCRNIDHDDLVLDPSLLAILGPEFSELKGSGNLWSLIPDLEPKLLPHQRNAFEFIWKNLAGSLQLEEMDNPTASTGGCVVAHTPGSGKTLLLISFLVSYLKVHPRSRPLVLTPKSAIHTWMREFEKWGISLPLHVLHQADKRGKPMGPIDPRLQAILSNFRRPNWKNICLVDRLDKLCKWHEHPSVLLMTYSSFLRLAKEDSRMPQRAFMVQVLINNPGLLILDEGHNPRSNKSKLRRVLMKVKTEFRILMSGTVFQNNFEEYFNTLSLARPRFVDDVMTVLVPERKKETRGRRAKHREAVARRIFVDRVGQMIESSDNWDRQGGISLLNKLTCGFIDSFEGSKLRSLPGIHVYTLFMKPTEIQEDILSRISMATSCGGRYLLEVELLITIASIHPWLIKTTKSSSTYFTPEELHKVDKYKRDFVVGCKAKFLIDLLHKSSYRGERVLIFCHNVSPISFLVELIENVFGWRLGEEVLVLQGDQELPVRSDVMDKFNTDSQGKRKVLIASTTACAEGISLTGASRLVMLDSEWNHSKTRQAIARAFRPGQERTVYVYLLVASGTWEEDKYSRNRRKAWMAKMVFHGRYFDDPLRKAVTDFNDDILKELADEDKTKTFHMIVKQD from the exons ATGGCTGAAGATACGCTCAAGGGAGGACCTAAAGGTCTCCGTAGCCATCCCATCAGTGAAACTC CATTTGAGGCATTTTATGATGGCTCGTGGCATGAAGTTAATTGTATAAGGGTCAGGAATGGCGGTCTATTCGTTAAATTCTACTCTGGTTCCACAGTCGAGCATAACGTTGATGGGGATCATCTGCGCCTACGCTCCAGAAGGGCTACGTACTTTGACTGCTCGCATGTTCTCAAGCCGGGTGTTGATATCTGTGTACAATCATCTCATCCACTGCAAGGAAATCCAACTGGGGAAATGAAATTTTCG ATGTTACTGTGTCATGATGCAAGGCTCATCACAATCAAGAGAACTCATATTGAAGATCAGTGTCTCTGCCTGTTTGTTGTTATGCTTCGCAAGAACCTATGTCCTGACAATACAGAAAATagaaaagtgatatctgatagaaaAGAACAGGTGGTGACCCTAAAGAATATCTTCCTCTTGCAAAAGCTCCAACCTGAGGAGCTCCATGAGGGAAGCATACAATGGAGTTGTGCAGAGGACTGCCTGTCTCACAATAGAAGCAAGCTGTTAAGTGCAAGATTCTCCCAAGAAATTGCACATCTCATAGTTTTGTCTATCCTGAATGGAATGGAGTTCACCATCAAGTTGGTAGAAGGCAATATCATCTATAGAATCATCAAAGGAGGCCGAGCGAGTTGCAATCTTGATTCCATGAGCACACCTCCAGGCTTTGGCAACAACATGGAGATAGTTTCATTCCAACTGCGCAATGAGGCTTTACGCCCAATTATCAGGAATATCCCTGTCACTCATCCAAAGAAGCACAATCTCACAGAAGACATGAGATTCACTATGAAGGCTGAATTGGATGGTCAATTGGAAGACAGGAGATTTACGGTCAAGACTGAGTTGGATGGTCTATTGGATGTTTTCTCGTATGAAGAAGTGGATTTGAGGCGCTCAAAGCGTCGGAAAACTCAAGCAGAGCGCTTTACTAGCTATGAAACGCCTAATTTCGGTCGTGACAGGTGGAAGAGATGTGATGCGCCTTCCACCAAGCATGGCAATTCACAAAGAGCTTCACGTCGAGATTCACCAGTTGCAGTAGAATCAACCTATGGAGAGGTCCCAGTGAATATCACACGGAAACAAACAAGTGCAACCGCTTTCGTGGTCAAGGAAAACCCAAACTCCGCAGAAGGGAAGCATAAGAGCACAGCAAGGATAACTCCTGTCAAGGGAAAACCCAGCTCTGTGGAGGTTAAGGAGGAGAGCACAGTTGAAGAAAGATCTCCGGGTCCTCATGTTCCACGAACACCTGCAAAGAGTAAGGAGAGGAATCTTCGCCCCCTTTTATCTCTTCGACGGAAGTCATTTACTTCATCCCGCAGCCTAAATGGCAATTCTGAGCCAGCATTTGGTCGGAAAAGGAAGGAACGCATGTGCGAAAGAGAATACAAGAAAATGATAAACCAATGCATAGGAAACATCCAGAGTGAAATGGAGAGGGACTTTGAGTTCAATCTAGGTGTTCCGATGATGAATTACGGTCAAGGTTTTTATGGAGAAGTGAATTTTACATGGCCAGCTTCTGCTGATAATGACAGTCAAGAAGAGAAAGATGGTCTTGAGGAATTTTGGAAAGAAATGGATCACTCATTGACCACACTAGCGCTTGAGAAAAATCAG GACTCACATTCAGAAGCAGTTCATGAAGCCACTGCTGGTTTAGGTAAAAGTGAAGAAAATCCATGTGAACATGACTGCATGCTGGATGAGGGGCTTGGACTGGTGTGCAGATTATGCAATGTTGTATGTGTGGAGATAAAGCACATCTTTCCGCAAATG GCCAATGGTAATGGCTATAACAAGGAGAGACCTGGATGCCGCAATATTGATCATGATGATCTTGTACTTGATCCTTCTCTTCTTGCAATCTTGGGACCAGAGTTTTCAGAACTGAAGGGCTCCGGGAACCTGTGGAGTTTAATACCCGATCTTGAGCCTAAACTACTTCCTCACCAAAGGAatgcatttgaattcatttggaaAAACTTGGCGGGATCGCTGCAACTCGAGGAAATGGATAATCCAACAGCCAGTACTGGTGGCTGTGTGGTTGCACATACTCCTGGATCAGGGAAAACTCTGCTGCTGATCTCATTTCTTGTCAGTTACTTGAAAGTTCACCCGAGAAGCCGGCCATTGGTGCTTACTCCAAAATCTGCTATCCATACATGGATGAGGGAATTTGAGAAATGGGGCATTTCACTTCCTCTGCATGTGCTTCACCAGGCTGACAAAAGAGGCAAGCCAATGGGGCCTATTGATCCTAGGCTGCAGGCAATTTTAAGCAATTTTCGCCGACCCAACTGGAAAAATATTTGCCTTGTGGATCGTCTGGACAAGTTATGCAAGTGGCATGAGCATCCAAGTGTTCTTTTGATGACATACTCATCTTTCTTACGGCTGGCGAAAGAAGACTCAAGAATGCCGCAGCGAGCATTCATGGTGCAAGTCCTGATCAACAACCCTGGGCTGTTGATCCTTGATGAGGGGCACAACCCGAGGAGCAACAAATCCAAGTTGAGGAGGGTGCTGATGAAGGTGAAGACTGAGTTTAGAATCCTCATGTCTGGCACGGTCTTCCAGAATAACTTTGAAGAGTATTTCAACACCCTATCTCTGGCCAGACCTCGGTTTGTGGACGATGTTATGACCGTGCTTGTCCCAGAAAGGAAGAAGGAAACGAGGGGCAGGAGAGCTAAACATAGAGAAGCAGTGGCAAGGCGCATCTTTGTGGACAGAGTTGGGCAAATGATTGAGTCCAGCGACAACTGGGACCGGCAAGGTGGTATCAGTTTGTTAAACAAGCTTACATGTGGGTTCATCGATTCATTCGAAGGGTCAAAGCTAAGGAGCCTTCCAGGGATACATGTATATACACTTTTCATGAAACCCACTGAAATCCAGGAGGATATACTTTCAAGAATATCGATGGCCACGTCATGCGGTGGCCGTTACCTTCTCGAGGTTGAGCTGCTCATCACGATTGCGTCTATCCATCCATGGCTCATAAAAACCACCAAATCTTCTAGCACTTACTTCACTCCAGAAGAATTGCATAAAGTTGACAAGTACAAGAGGGACTTTGTTGTCGGTTGCAAGGCGAAGTTTCTCATCGATCTGCTGCACAAGTCGTCGTACAGGGGGGAAAGGGTGCTGATATTCTGCCACAACGTGTCGCCAATAAGCTTTCTTGTGGAGTTGAtcgagaatgtgttcggatggcgCCTCGGGGAGGAAGTCCTGGTGCTCCAAGGTGATCAGGAGCTGCCTGTCCGCTCCGACGTCATGGACAAATTCAATACTGACAGTCAAGGTAAGAGGAAGGTGCTCATTGCTTCGACGACGGCCTGCGCCGAGGGAATCAGCTTGACAGGCGCATCGAGGTTGGTCATGCTGGATTCAGAATGGAACCACTCCAAGACCAGGCAGGCGATCGCGCGGGCGTTCAGGCCCGGCCAGGAGAGGACCGTGTATGTCTACCTTCTGGTGGCATCTGGTACATGGGAGGAGGACAAGTACAGCCGCAACAGGAGGAAGGCTTGGATGGCGAAGATGGTCTTCCACGGACGCTATTTTGATGATCCGCTACGGAAAGCGGTGACTGATTTTAATGATGACATTCTcaaggagcttgctgatgaagacaagACCAAAACCTTCCATATGATAGTTAAGCAGGACTGA